The nucleotide sequence CCACACACCCCAGGCGACGTTCGGCACGTGCAAAGCTTCGATCAGCCATGCTGGGTCGGGTCGTGGCGTCACCATGGTCTCGAAAGCGTGCGGAATATCGGCCAGCGGCGGGCGGATCGTCGTCTCATTGGCGATGTATTTCGCGATGCCCAGATAAATCGTCATCGTCCCCAGCGTGACGATAAACGGCACCACGCGCAGGGCGCTCACCAGCACGCCGTTGACGAACCCGGTCAGGCAGCCGGTTCCGATAGCCGCCGCGATCGAAACCGGCGCGGAATACCCGGCGTTCAAGAACCAGGCCAGCACGGTGGCCGACAGGGCGAGCGCCGTGCCCGCCGCCAGGTCGATGCCGCCGGCGATGATGATCACGGTCATGCCCAGCGCCGCCACGATCACGGGTGACGCCTGCACGGCGATCGTGCGCGTGTTCTGGTGCGTGAAGAAGACCGATTTGCCGTTCTTCAGTTGGTCGGCCTCGCCGAAGATGCCGATCACCACAAACAGCACCAACAACGGTCCCAAGGCACTGGCGAGCGCCGTCAAGCGGCGCGGCGCGGAAGGGAGCGACGGGCGGGCATTTTCCGGGGGCGAGGAATCGCTCACGACTCGTCCCCTCCGATCGCGCAGGCCATCACCGCTTCCTCGTTCCAAGCGCTC is from Pirellulales bacterium and encodes:
- a CDS encoding ABC transporter permease; translated protein: MSDSSPPENARPSLPSAPRRLTALASALGPLLVLFVVIGIFGEADQLKNGKSVFFTHQNTRTIAVQASPVIVAALGMTVIIIAGGIDLAAGTALALSATVLAWFLNAGYSAPVSIAAAIGTGCLTGFVNGVLVSALRVVPFIVTLGTMTIYLGIAKYIANETTIRPPLADIPHAFETMVTPRPDPAWLIEALHVPNVAWGVWLALVLAVILALVLRYTVFGRYVFALGSNEQTARLCGINVPLMKIAVYTLGGLFVGIAGTYQFARLSSGNPMSGIGMELKFIAAVVIGGGSLTGGRGSVLGTVTGAVMMAVIASGCTLLGWRNPIQDIVIGAIIIAAVTLDQVRQRFWSN